A genomic region of Pseudomonas sp. MPC6 contains the following coding sequences:
- a CDS encoding AMP-binding protein, with amino-acid sequence MPTFTDNPQPGTLPQWLQQQARQQGTGIALRHKRLGVWQVRTWRQLAAEVEQLATALQVRGFVPGASLVIVSRPRPEALMAALAAQWLGGVAALLDPLEAAAAQVPLLRELHTEWVFAEGHGEIQRLRAAGLAPRLLIYADGRGQAGVSQAGDTLAFAQLQQQGSDHRLEPQARAERTAFAFYRLGAGQRIEQQRISHAELLQEGRRLVHSEQLGRQEEALAARAFAAGGHARYVLAPWLMAGFRLNFPENLATRDQDRRELGPTLVAGTRDTYERLHAQVLARLPEPGSWRRRLVDWALVANPGALQRHLGYWLIRRPLRDVLGFSRTRVPLLVGEALAPPTLAFFQALAIEVRSWPDPAQWHRPLPWPAPLVNGWIEDSPQPA; translated from the coding sequence ATGCCGACATTCACCGATAACCCGCAACCCGGCACCTTGCCGCAGTGGCTGCAACAGCAGGCGCGTCAGCAAGGGACGGGCATCGCCCTGCGCCATAAACGCCTGGGGGTGTGGCAGGTGCGCACCTGGCGCCAACTGGCCGCGGAGGTTGAACAGCTGGCAACGGCCTTGCAAGTGCGTGGTTTTGTGCCAGGCGCAAGCTTGGTGATTGTCAGCCGCCCGCGGCCGGAGGCGTTGATGGCGGCCCTGGCGGCACAATGGTTGGGTGGCGTGGCCGCGCTGCTGGATCCGCTGGAGGCTGCGGCCGCGCAGGTGCCGCTGTTGCGTGAGCTGCACACTGAATGGGTGTTCGCCGAAGGCCACGGGGAGATTCAGCGCCTGCGCGCCGCCGGACTGGCGCCCAGGCTGCTGATTTACGCCGACGGCCGCGGCCAGGCGGGGGTGAGCCAGGCCGGCGACACCCTGGCGTTCGCGCAACTGCAGCAGCAGGGCAGCGATCACCGGCTGGAACCCCAGGCCCGCGCCGAGCGCACGGCCTTTGCGTTCTACCGTTTGGGCGCGGGGCAGCGCATCGAGCAGCAGCGTATCAGCCATGCCGAATTGCTCCAGGAAGGCCGGCGCCTGGTGCACAGCGAGCAGCTGGGGCGGCAGGAAGAAGCCCTTGCGGCGCGAGCGTTTGCCGCGGGTGGTCACGCGCGTTATGTGTTGGCGCCCTGGTTGATGGCCGGCTTTCGCCTGAATTTCCCCGAGAACCTCGCGACTCGCGACCAGGACCGCCGTGAGCTGGGCCCGACGCTGGTGGCCGGCACCCGGGACACCTACGAGCGCCTGCATGCCCAAGTCCTGGCCCGCCTGCCGGAACCAGGCAGCTGGCGCCGGCGCCTGGTGGATTGGGCGCTGGTGGCGAACCCCGGTGCACTGCAACGGCACCTGGGGTACTGGCTGATCCGTCGGCCGTTGCGCGACGTCCTCGGCTTTTCCCGCACCCGTGTGCCGTTACTGGTGGGCGAGGCACTGGCACCGCCCACCCTGGCCTTTTTCCAGGCGTTGGCGATTGAGGTACGCAGCTGGCCGGACCCGGCGCAGTGGCACCGCCCCTTGCCCTGGCCAGCCCCGCTGGTCAACGGCTGGATCGAAGACAGCCCCCAACCCGCCTGA
- a CDS encoding branched-chain amino acid ABC transporter permease produces MEFFFEVLIGGLLAGVMYALVAIGFVLIYKASGVFNFAQGAMVLFSALTFVSLLERGVPFWLAFVISLAAMVLLAVAVERVVLRPLVNRPPITLFMATLGLSYVIEGFAQALWGAQVHGLELGISDEPLELGGMLLSQFDIFAAVTAALLVLALSLLFNKTRIGLSLRAVADDPLAALAVGIRLQRVWVLVWAVAGFVGLVAGLLWGARLGVQFSLSLVVLKALPVLIIGGFTSISGAIVGGLIIGASEKLAEVYLGPVIGGGIENWFPYVLALLFLLVRPAGLFGERAIERV; encoded by the coding sequence ATGGAATTTTTTTTCGAGGTGTTGATCGGCGGGCTGCTGGCCGGGGTGATGTACGCCCTGGTGGCCATCGGTTTTGTCCTGATCTACAAGGCGTCCGGCGTCTTCAACTTCGCCCAGGGCGCCATGGTGCTGTTTTCCGCGCTGACGTTTGTCAGCCTGCTGGAGCGCGGGGTGCCGTTCTGGCTGGCCTTTGTCATCAGCCTGGCGGCAATGGTCCTGCTGGCGGTGGCGGTGGAGCGGGTGGTGTTGCGCCCGCTGGTCAACCGTCCACCGATCACCTTGTTCATGGCCACCCTCGGCTTGTCCTACGTGATCGAAGGGTTCGCCCAGGCGCTGTGGGGCGCTCAGGTGCATGGCCTGGAATTGGGCATCAGTGACGAGCCACTGGAGCTGGGCGGCATGCTGCTGTCGCAATTCGATATTTTTGCCGCCGTCACCGCCGCGTTGCTGGTGTTGGCGCTGTCGCTGCTGTTCAACAAGACCCGTATCGGTTTGTCGTTGCGTGCCGTGGCCGATGATCCGCTGGCGGCGCTGGCCGTGGGCATCCGCCTGCAACGAGTCTGGGTGTTGGTGTGGGCGGTGGCCGGGTTTGTCGGTCTGGTGGCCGGCCTGCTCTGGGGCGCGCGGCTGGGGGTGCAGTTTTCGCTGTCGCTGGTGGTGCTCAAGGCCTTGCCGGTGCTGATCATCGGCGGCTTTACCTCGATCAGTGGGGCGATTGTCGGCGGCTTGATCATCGGCGCCTCGGAGAAGCTGGCCGAGGTGTACCTGGGCCCCGTCATCGGCGGCGGCATCGAGAACTGGTTTCCCTATGTGCTGGCGCTGCTGTTCCTGCTGGTGCGGCCGGCCGGGCTATTTGGCGAACGCGCGATCGAGCGGGTTTAA
- a CDS encoding NAD(P)H-dependent oxidoreductase has product MNVLIVHAHPEPNSFTAALRDQAVDTLKAQGHEVQVSDLYAMNWNPVASAEDFSSRENPDYLVYALEQRLGVKSQSLAADIQQELDKLLWADLLILNFPIFWFSTPAILKGWIDRVLVSGVCYGGKRFYDQGGLSGKKALVTVTLGGREHMFGEGAIHGPLEDMLRPILRGTLAYVGFEVLEPFVAWHVPYISDDARKDFLRGYRQRLETIADDQPIEFPRLSQFDEALYPLPGQRVAG; this is encoded by the coding sequence ATGAACGTACTGATTGTCCACGCCCATCCCGAACCCAACTCTTTCACCGCCGCCCTGCGCGATCAAGCGGTAGACACCTTGAAGGCCCAAGGGCATGAAGTGCAGGTCAGTGACCTGTATGCAATGAACTGGAACCCGGTGGCCAGCGCCGAGGACTTCTCCTCGCGGGAGAATCCGGACTATCTGGTCTATGCCCTGGAGCAGCGTCTGGGCGTTAAAAGCCAGTCGCTGGCGGCGGATATCCAGCAAGAGTTGGACAAGCTGCTGTGGGCCGACCTGCTGATCCTCAACTTTCCGATTTTCTGGTTCTCGACGCCGGCGATACTCAAGGGCTGGATCGACCGGGTACTGGTATCGGGCGTGTGCTACGGCGGCAAGCGCTTCTACGACCAGGGCGGGCTCAGCGGCAAGAAGGCGCTGGTGACGGTGACCCTGGGCGGACGCGAGCACATGTTTGGCGAGGGCGCGATTCATGGCCCGCTGGAAGACATGCTGCGGCCGATCCTGCGCGGCACCCTGGCGTATGTCGGATTCGAGGTGCTGGAGCCGTTCGTGGCCTGGCACGTACCGTACATCAGCGACGACGCGCGCAAGGACTTCCTGCGTGGCTATCGGCAACGCCTGGAAACCATCGCCGACGACCAACCCATCGAGTTCCCGCGCCTGTCGCAGTTCGATGAGGCGCTTTACCCGTTGCCCGGCCAGCGGGTGGCCGGCTGA
- a CDS encoding ABC transporter ATP-binding protein, translating into MTQTQATQVEQLLVLENIGLSFKGVKAVTDISFAVATGEICALIGPNGAGKSSLLNVINGVYQAQQGRIRFAGEAHRRMRPHDMAVRGIARTFQNIALFKGMSVLDNVLTGRTLKRRSSWIEQALRIGRAAGEDDRQREAAERIIDFLQIQPWRDTQVGKLPYGLQKRVELARALAAEPRLLLLDEPMAGMNAEEKQQMSRFIVDINRELGTTVVLIEHDIGVVMGICDHVVVLDYGRKIGDGPPDEVRQNPEVIAAYLGTRH; encoded by the coding sequence ATGACACAGACACAGGCGACACAGGTTGAACAGCTGCTGGTGCTGGAAAACATCGGCTTGTCGTTCAAAGGCGTCAAGGCGGTGACCGACATCAGCTTTGCCGTGGCCACCGGGGAGATTTGCGCCTTGATCGGCCCCAATGGCGCGGGTAAAAGCTCGCTGCTGAATGTGATCAACGGCGTGTACCAGGCCCAGCAGGGGCGTATCCGCTTTGCCGGAGAAGCGCACCGGCGCATGCGCCCGCATGATATGGCGGTGCGCGGCATTGCCCGGACCTTTCAGAACATCGCCTTGTTCAAAGGCATGAGTGTGCTCGACAACGTGCTCACCGGACGCACCCTCAAGCGGCGCAGCAGCTGGATCGAGCAGGCCCTGCGCATCGGCCGCGCCGCGGGCGAAGACGACCGCCAGCGCGAGGCCGCCGAACGGATCATCGACTTTCTGCAGATCCAGCCCTGGCGCGACACCCAGGTCGGCAAGCTGCCTTATGGCTTGCAGAAACGGGTGGAACTGGCGCGTGCCCTGGCCGCCGAACCGCGCTTGCTACTGCTGGACGAACCGATGGCCGGGATGAACGCCGAAGAGAAGCAGCAGATGAGCCGCTTCATCGTCGACATCAACCGTGAGCTGGGGACCACGGTGGTGTTGATCGAGCACGACATCGGCGTGGTCATGGGCATTTGCGATCACGTGGTGGTGCTCGACTACGGCCGCAAGATCGGCGACGGCCCGCCCGATGAGGTGCGGCAAAACCCCGAGGTGATTGCCGCCTACCTCGGCACGCGCCACTAA
- the sfnG gene encoding dimethylsulfone monooxygenase SfnG, translated as MSQDNIKFAYWVPNVSGGLVISKIEQRTSWDIDYNRKLAQIAEKAGFEYALSQIRFTAGYGAENQHESVTISHALLAATEKLKVIAAILPGPWSPVLAAKQLASIDQFTNGRVAVNIVSGWFKGEFRAIGEPWLDHDERYRRSEEFIQALKGIWTQDNFSFHGDFYRFHDYTLKPKPLQQPHPEIFQGGSSRAARDMASRVSDWYFTNGNTVEGIKAQVDEIRAKAAINGHSVKVGVNAFVIARETEAEARAVLQEIIAKADPEAVNGFGSEVKNAGAASPEGEGNWAKSTFEDLVQYNDGFKTNLIGTPRQIAERIVALKAVGVDLVLTGFLHFHEEVEYFGRHVLPLVRELEREAVAAKVAALA; from the coding sequence ATGAGCCAGGACAACATCAAGTTTGCCTACTGGGTGCCCAACGTCAGCGGCGGCCTTGTGATCAGCAAGATCGAACAGCGCACCAGCTGGGACATCGATTACAACCGCAAGCTGGCGCAAATCGCCGAAAAGGCCGGCTTCGAATACGCCTTGTCGCAGATCCGCTTCACCGCCGGTTATGGCGCCGAAAACCAGCACGAATCGGTGACCATCAGCCACGCACTGCTGGCTGCCACCGAGAAGCTCAAGGTGATCGCCGCCATCCTGCCCGGGCCCTGGAGCCCGGTGCTGGCGGCCAAACAGCTGGCCAGCATCGACCAGTTCACCAACGGTCGCGTCGCGGTGAATATCGTCTCGGGCTGGTTCAAGGGCGAGTTCCGGGCCATTGGCGAGCCGTGGCTGGACCACGATGAGCGCTATCGCCGCTCGGAAGAATTCATCCAGGCGCTCAAGGGCATCTGGACCCAGGACAATTTCAGTTTCCATGGCGATTTCTACCGCTTCCATGACTACACCCTCAAACCCAAGCCCCTGCAGCAACCGCACCCGGAAATCTTCCAGGGTGGCAGCTCGCGCGCGGCGCGGGACATGGCTTCGCGAGTGTCCGATTGGTATTTCACCAACGGCAACACCGTCGAAGGCATCAAGGCCCAGGTCGACGAGATCCGGGCCAAGGCCGCGATCAATGGCCACTCGGTGAAAGTCGGGGTTAACGCCTTTGTCATTGCCCGCGAAACCGAGGCTGAAGCCCGCGCGGTATTGCAGGAGATTATCGCCAAGGCCGACCCCGAGGCCGTCAACGGTTTCGGCAGCGAGGTGAAGAACGCCGGCGCCGCAAGCCCTGAAGGCGAGGGCAACTGGGCCAAGTCCACCTTCGAAGACCTGGTGCAGTACAACGATGGCTTCAAGACCAACCTGATCGGTACGCCGCGGCAGATTGCCGAACGCATCGTCGCCCTCAAGGCGGTGGGTGTGGACCTGGTGCTCACTGGCTTCCTGCACTTTCACGAAGAAGTGGAGTACTTCGGCCGCCACGTGTTGCCGCTGGTGCGTGAGCTGGAGCGCGAGGCAGTCGCGGCCAAGGTTGCGGCACTCGCCTGA
- a CDS encoding ABC transporter substrate-binding protein, which translates to MSKRSLLSGLALAISLSAAFPAQAANEQYFPLQSYRVGPYAAGGSGFFGGFIDYLKYVNANGGVDGVKLTWSECETEYVVEKGVECYERLKKGLNGAPAAATNPLSVGIAYATLERSTADKLPLITINHGRTDSTDGSVFPYAFPLQLNPYSEVSAIINYIGQQAGGLDQLKGKKIVTLYHGSPYGKETNEVLQTLADKYGFKLTLLEVPHPGNEQQSQWLNIRREKPDWVILRGWGVMNPVALKTAQKVGFPADHIIGNIWSNSEDDAAPAGAAAKGYIAITTHPSGTDFPVLQGIQQQVVAKGNGDLADPKRFGTVYYNLGVVNGILNVEAVRIAQEKFGKQPLTGEQVRWGFEHLKLDEARLKELGALGLVQPLQLSCSDHEGGGAVRFQQWDGSQWKLISDWVQADRALLRPIIEASSHQYAREQGITPRDCSQDI; encoded by the coding sequence ATGTCCAAACGTTCTCTACTCAGTGGCCTGGCGCTGGCAATCAGCCTGAGCGCCGCCTTTCCCGCGCAGGCGGCTAACGAACAGTATTTCCCGCTGCAGAGCTATCGGGTCGGTCCTTATGCCGCCGGTGGTAGCGGTTTTTTTGGCGGGTTTATCGACTACCTCAAGTACGTCAATGCCAATGGCGGGGTCGACGGCGTCAAGCTGACCTGGAGCGAGTGCGAAACCGAGTACGTGGTCGAGAAGGGCGTGGAGTGCTATGAACGCCTGAAAAAAGGCCTCAATGGCGCGCCTGCCGCCGCGACCAATCCGCTGTCGGTGGGCATTGCCTATGCCACGCTGGAGCGCTCGACCGCGGACAAACTGCCGCTGATTACCATCAACCACGGCCGTACCGATTCCACTGACGGCAGCGTGTTCCCCTATGCCTTCCCGTTGCAGCTGAACCCGTATTCCGAGGTGTCGGCGATCATCAACTACATCGGCCAGCAGGCCGGAGGCCTGGACCAGCTCAAGGGCAAGAAGATCGTCACCCTGTATCACGGCTCGCCCTACGGCAAGGAAACCAATGAGGTGTTGCAGACCCTGGCCGACAAGTACGGGTTCAAGCTGACCCTGCTGGAAGTGCCCCATCCAGGCAACGAGCAGCAGTCGCAATGGCTCAACATTCGCCGGGAAAAACCCGACTGGGTGATTCTGCGCGGCTGGGGCGTGATGAACCCGGTGGCGTTGAAAACCGCGCAGAAGGTCGGCTTCCCGGCGGATCACATCATCGGCAACATCTGGAGCAACTCCGAGGACGATGCCGCCCCCGCCGGTGCCGCCGCCAAAGGCTATATCGCGATCACCACGCACCCCTCGGGCACCGATTTCCCGGTCCTGCAAGGCATCCAGCAGCAGGTGGTGGCCAAGGGCAATGGTGACCTGGCCGATCCGAAACGCTTTGGCACCGTGTATTACAACCTCGGGGTGGTGAACGGCATTCTCAACGTTGAAGCCGTGCGCATTGCCCAGGAAAAATTCGGCAAGCAGCCGCTCACCGGCGAGCAGGTGCGCTGGGGTTTCGAGCATCTCAAGCTGGACGAAGCCCGCCTCAAGGAGCTGGGTGCGCTGGGCCTGGTGCAACCCTTGCAGCTGTCGTGCTCGGACCATGAAGGGGGCGGTGCGGTGCGCTTCCAGCAGTGGGATGGCAGCCAGTGGAAACTGATCAGTGACTGGGTGCAGGCCGATCGCGCCTTGCTCAGGCCGATCATTGAAGCCTCGTCGCACCAGTACGCCAGGGAACAGGGCATCACGCCGCGCGATTGCAGCCAGGACATTTGA
- a CDS encoding branched-chain amino acid ABC transporter permease, whose protein sequence is MFYQEAGQFSTRYAQDRRVFRLRQDRYGLVALLLLAFVGVPYLGNDYWFSAILIPFLVLSLAGLGLNLLTGYAGQLSLGSAAFMAVGAFATYNVELRVPGSPLLLSMALGGGVAALVAVLFGLPSLRIKGFYLLVSTLAAQFFVTWALTRFSWFSNNSASGVISAPRLEILGVDLNSPVGRYLLTLGVVVALFWLGKNLVRSELGRNWMAVRDMDTAAAVMGIALLKTKLLAFAVSGFFLGVAGALWAFTYLGTVEPHGFDLNRSFQILFIIIIGGLGSILGNFLGAAFIVLFPVLLSNLAALLPAGLIDAGQMENLQKMAFGALIIVFLVKEPEGLARLWQTFRERARVWPLRY, encoded by the coding sequence ATGTTTTATCAGGAAGCCGGTCAGTTCAGTACTCGCTATGCCCAGGACCGCCGGGTGTTTCGCCTGCGTCAGGACCGGTACGGCCTGGTTGCCTTGCTGCTGTTGGCCTTTGTCGGTGTGCCGTACCTGGGCAACGACTATTGGTTCAGCGCCATTCTGATTCCATTTCTGGTGCTGTCACTGGCCGGGCTGGGGCTGAACCTGCTGACCGGCTATGCCGGGCAGTTGTCACTGGGGTCGGCGGCCTTCATGGCGGTGGGCGCCTTTGCCACTTACAACGTTGAACTGCGGGTGCCGGGCTCGCCGTTGTTGCTCAGCATGGCCCTGGGTGGGGGCGTGGCAGCGCTGGTGGCGGTGCTGTTCGGCCTGCCCAGCCTGCGGATCAAGGGCTTCTATCTGCTGGTGTCGACCCTCGCCGCGCAGTTCTTTGTGACCTGGGCGCTGACTCGCTTCAGCTGGTTCTCCAACAACAGCGCCTCGGGGGTGATCAGCGCACCGCGCCTGGAAATTCTGGGGGTGGACCTGAACTCGCCGGTGGGTCGTTACCTGCTGACACTGGGCGTGGTGGTGGCGTTGTTCTGGCTGGGCAAAAACCTGGTGCGCAGCGAATTGGGGCGCAACTGGATGGCCGTGCGTGACATGGACACGGCCGCCGCGGTGATGGGCATTGCGTTGCTCAAGACCAAGCTGTTGGCTTTTGCCGTCAGCGGCTTCTTTCTCGGGGTGGCCGGAGCGCTGTGGGCCTTCACTTACCTGGGCACCGTGGAGCCCCATGGTTTCGATTTGAACCGGTCGTTCCAGATCCTGTTCATCATCATTATCGGTGGCCTGGGCAGCATCCTCGGCAACTTCCTGGGCGCGGCGTTCATCGTGCTGTTTCCGGTGCTGCTGTCGAACCTGGCGGCCTTGTTGCCAGCCGGGCTGATCGATGCCGGGCAGATGGAAAACCTGCAGAAGATGGCATTTGGCGCCCTGATCATTGTGTTCCTGGTCAAGGAGCCGGAGGGCCTGGCGCGCCTCTGGCAAACATTCCGCGAGCGCGCCCGGGTGTGGCCGCTGCGCTACTGA
- the msuE gene encoding FMN reductase, giving the protein MGNTLKVVAVSGSVQRPTRTLVLLKALVAGLAQQLPIELHLIELSEVGPQFAGVLRREDLPAAVEADLRAIETADLLIAASPVYRASYTGLFKHLFDFVHHQALNNVPVLLAATGGSDRHALIIDHQLRPLFGFFQALSLPIGVYAAEADFTDYRITSPQLLERIERAVEAAVLSLQPNASAA; this is encoded by the coding sequence ATGGGCAACACACTGAAAGTGGTCGCGGTATCCGGGAGCGTACAGCGGCCTACGCGCACCCTGGTGCTACTCAAGGCGCTGGTCGCCGGCCTTGCGCAACAGCTGCCGATCGAGCTGCACCTGATCGAGTTGTCCGAGGTTGGCCCGCAGTTCGCCGGGGTGCTGCGCCGTGAGGACTTGCCCGCGGCGGTCGAGGCCGATCTGCGGGCCATAGAAACAGCCGACCTGCTGATCGCGGCCAGCCCGGTGTACCGCGCCTCGTACACCGGACTGTTCAAGCACCTGTTCGACTTCGTCCATCACCAGGCGTTGAACAACGTGCCGGTGTTGCTGGCCGCCACCGGTGGCTCGGACCGCCACGCCCTGATCATCGATCACCAGTTGCGCCCGCTGTTCGGCTTTTTCCAGGCCCTGAGCTTGCCCATCGGTGTGTATGCCGCCGAAGCCGATTTCACCGATTACCGGATCACCAGCCCGCAGTTGCTCGAACGCATCGAGCGCGCTGTCGAGGCGGCGGTCCTGAGCCTCCAGCCGAACGCCAGCGCCGCCTGA
- a CDS encoding ABC transporter ATP-binding protein, whose protein sequence is MHQPSCNNDQPLLEIRGLHIEGHYEDAWHPLIKGIDLTLQRGEVLGLIGESGAGKSTLGLAAMGYARDGCKITGGSVRFDGMELLQAKPDTLRKLRGLRIAYVAQSAAASFNPAHRLIDQHVETAVNNGGISRAQAEAEAVELYRVLRLPNPEQIGQRYPHQVSGGQLQRVMTAMAMACHPDLIIFDEPTTALDVTTQIEVLAAIRDAVAQFGSAAIYISHDLAVVAQMADRIMVLRHGKLVEEAETRTMLRDPQEDYTKSLWAVRSFRTEPKPCPQQEVPLLELRQACASYGHQPVLHDVSLSLYRGQTLAVIGESGSGKSSTARLITGLLQPTSGQVLYAGEPLPADFRQRSKEQLRRVQMIYQIPDTALNPRQRIVDIIGRPLTFYLGLKGKALRARVAELLEMIELDPATFMERQPRELSGGQKQRICIARALAADPQLIICDEVTSALDQLVAEGVLKLLNRIQQQLGVAYLFITHDVATVRAIADEVVVMQRGRVVDHGSRSAIFTPPHQDYTGLLFSSEPEMDPDWLDHLLAQRAGQPAPSKLEIV, encoded by the coding sequence ATGCACCAACCCTCTTGCAACAACGACCAGCCGCTGCTGGAAATCCGCGGCCTGCATATCGAAGGTCATTACGAAGACGCCTGGCATCCGCTGATCAAAGGCATCGACCTGACCCTGCAACGCGGCGAGGTGCTGGGCCTGATCGGCGAGTCGGGTGCCGGCAAGTCGACCCTGGGCCTGGCAGCCATGGGTTATGCCCGTGACGGCTGCAAGATCACGGGCGGCTCGGTGCGCTTCGACGGCATGGAACTGTTGCAGGCCAAGCCCGACACCCTGCGCAAACTGCGTGGCCTGCGCATCGCCTACGTGGCGCAAAGTGCCGCGGCATCGTTCAACCCGGCGCATCGGCTGATCGATCAACACGTGGAAACCGCGGTCAACAATGGTGGTATCAGTCGCGCCCAGGCCGAAGCCGAAGCGGTGGAGCTGTACCGGGTGTTGCGCCTGCCGAATCCCGAGCAGATCGGTCAGCGTTATCCGCACCAGGTGTCGGGCGGGCAACTGCAACGGGTGATGACCGCCATGGCCATGGCCTGCCATCCGGACCTGATCATCTTCGACGAACCGACCACGGCCCTCGACGTCACCACCCAGATCGAAGTGCTGGCGGCGATTCGCGACGCGGTGGCGCAGTTCGGCAGTGCGGCGATCTATATCAGCCATGACCTGGCCGTCGTCGCGCAAATGGCCGACCGCATCATGGTGCTGCGCCACGGCAAGCTGGTGGAGGAGGCCGAGACCCGCACCATGCTCCGCGACCCGCAGGAGGACTACACCAAGTCACTGTGGGCGGTGCGCAGCTTTCGCACCGAACCCAAGCCGTGCCCGCAACAGGAAGTGCCGTTGCTGGAACTGCGCCAGGCCTGTGCCAGCTACGGTCACCAGCCGGTGCTGCACGATGTTTCGCTGAGCCTGTATCGCGGCCAGACGCTGGCCGTGATTGGTGAGTCCGGCAGTGGCAAGAGTTCGACGGCGCGGTTGATTACCGGCCTGCTGCAACCGACTTCCGGTCAGGTGCTGTATGCCGGCGAACCCCTGCCGGCGGACTTCCGCCAGCGCAGCAAGGAGCAGTTGCGTCGGGTGCAGATGATCTACCAGATCCCGGACACCGCCTTGAATCCCCGGCAGCGGATCGTCGACATCATCGGTCGGCCGCTGACGTTTTACCTCGGCCTGAAGGGCAAGGCCCTGCGCGCCCGGGTCGCCGAGTTGCTGGAAATGATCGAGCTGGATCCGGCGACGTTCATGGAGCGTCAGCCCCGTGAATTGTCCGGCGGGCAGAAGCAACGCATCTGCATTGCCCGGGCGCTGGCGGCCGATCCGCAGTTGATCATTTGCGACGAAGTGACCTCGGCCCTCGATCAACTGGTGGCCGAGGGGGTGCTGAAGCTGCTCAATCGAATCCAGCAGCAGCTCGGCGTCGCTTATCTGTTCATTACCCACGATGTCGCCACCGTGCGCGCGATTGCCGATGAAGTGGTGGTGATGCAGCGCGGGCGGGTGGTCGACCACGGCTCGCGCAGCGCGATCTTCACCCCGCCGCATCAGGACTACACCGGCCTGCTGTTTTCATCCGAACCGGAAATGGACCCGGACTGGCTGGATCACCTGCTCGCCCAGCGCGCTGGCCAACCCGCGCCTTCCAAGCTTGAAATCGTCTGA
- a CDS encoding acyl-CoA dehydrogenase family protein, which yields MTVQQQHLPHPLSSGTDYQALAARFRPIFARIAAGALEREQQRSLPFEQVKWLKEAGFGAVRVPVQYGGAGASLPQLFELLIELAAADSNLPQALRGHFAFVEDRLNAQAEAPQDTWFKRFVEGELVGNAWTEIGSVKIGQVGTRVSRLGEHWVVNGTKYYSTGSIFADWIDLYAQRDDTGADVIAAVRVQQPGITQSDDWDGFGQRTTGSGTSVFENAVVEAENLLDFATRFKYQTAFYQLVLLAVQTGAGRAAVNDITEEVRKRTRIFSTGNASHVSQDVQVQQVVGKASAQVYAAHATTLRAAAALQVAYESRFAHDEVAEREANIAAELESAQAQVVIADLVLRATSDLFNALSASATSTGKALDRHWRNARTAASHNPLIYKERIIGDWEINGTEPPYVWQIGRSSD from the coding sequence ATGACCGTCCAGCAACAGCACCTGCCACACCCCCTCTCCAGCGGCACCGACTACCAGGCCCTGGCCGCGCGCTTCCGGCCGATCTTTGCCCGCATCGCCGCCGGCGCACTGGAGCGCGAGCAACAGCGCAGCCTGCCCTTTGAGCAGGTGAAATGGCTGAAGGAAGCCGGCTTTGGCGCCGTGCGCGTGCCGGTGCAGTACGGGGGCGCCGGCGCTTCCCTGCCCCAATTGTTTGAATTGCTGATCGAATTGGCCGCCGCCGATTCCAACCTGCCGCAGGCATTGCGCGGTCACTTTGCCTTTGTCGAAGACCGCCTCAATGCGCAGGCCGAGGCGCCGCAGGACACCTGGTTCAAGCGGTTTGTCGAGGGTGAACTGGTGGGCAACGCCTGGACCGAAATCGGCAGCGTGAAGATCGGCCAGGTCGGTACCCGGGTCTCGCGCCTGGGTGAACACTGGGTGGTCAACGGCACCAAGTACTACAGCACCGGCAGCATCTTCGCCGACTGGATCGACCTCTATGCCCAGCGCGACGACACCGGCGCCGACGTGATTGCCGCCGTCCGCGTGCAGCAACCGGGCATCACCCAGAGCGACGATTGGGATGGCTTTGGCCAACGCACCACCGGCAGCGGCACCTCGGTGTTCGAGAATGCGGTGGTGGAAGCCGAGAACCTGCTGGACTTCGCCACCCGCTTCAAGTACCAGACGGCCTTCTATCAACTGGTGCTGTTGGCGGTCCAGACCGGTGCCGGCCGTGCCGCGGTCAACGACATCACCGAAGAAGTGCGCAAGCGCACGCGCATCTTCAGCACCGGCAATGCCAGCCACGTCAGCCAGGACGTCCAGGTGCAGCAGGTGGTGGGCAAGGCGTCGGCGCAGGTCTACGCCGCACATGCCACCACCCTGCGCGCGGCGGCCGCCTTGCAGGTCGCATACGAAAGCCGCTTCGCCCATGACGAAGTCGCCGAACGCGAGGCCAACATCGCTGCCGAACTGGAATCGGCCCAGGCCCAAGTGGTGATCGCCGACCTGGTGCTGCGCGCCACCAGTGACCTGTTCAACGCGCTCAGCGCCTCGGCCACCAGCACCGGCAAGGCCCTCGATCGGCACTGGCGCAACGCGCGCACCGCGGCTTCACACAACCCGCTGATCTACAAGGAGCGCATCATCGGCGACTGGGAAATCAACGGCACCGAACCGCCCTATGTCTGGCAGATCGGCCGGTCGTCCGACTGA